The following are from one region of the Biomphalaria glabrata chromosome 4, xgBioGlab47.1, whole genome shotgun sequence genome:
- the LOC106064058 gene encoding zinc finger protein 239-like produces the protein MADMDHDPSPDLGNVIKHEKEESLNENEICLITQSCELQDMKLSHVKIEKTEGDEVSSSMQPFENYCHGQTCNVISGHQANVPKQEIKMSCSTESNEPLSLASRLLAVSKKVDRNFYPVPIILPNLKLSGHIPVPELPLSEIQIMKQEKETPTNVFLKDMHDQMEPSLSNEIVSDKIKNSSCTDTHQIDKPFTCQICQRGFSYFKTFKKHDLIHTGEKPFKCHLCEKSFIHSASLKQHHFFHTGEKLLTCHICQKSFSCFSYLKRHELVHTGEKPFKCSICQKGFSTLGNLKQHQLIHTGEKPFKCLICHLGFSQSCNLKQHLLVHTGEKPFKCPICHIGFSQSCNLKKHQLVHTGEKPFKCDICGKGLSSASYLKRHCLIHTKEKLF, from the exons ATGGCTGATATGGATCATGACCCCAGTCCTGACCTGGGCAATGTAATAAAACATGAGAAGGAAGAAAGTCTTAATGAAAATGAAATATGTTTGATAACACAGTCATGTGAACTACAAGACATGAAATTGTCACATGTGAAAATTGAAAAGACTGAAGGAGATGAAGTATCTTCTTCTATGCAGCCATTTGAAAACTACTGCCATGGTCAAACTTGTAATGTGATCTCTGGACATCAG GCAAATGTTCCAAAGCAGGAGATCAAAATGTCTTGTTCTACTGAAAGTAATGAACCATTGTCCTTAGCATCAAGACTACTGGCTGTGTCAAAGAAGGTGGACAGAAACTTTTATCCGGTGCCTATCATTTTGCCAAACTTAAAACTATCTGGGCACATCCCTGTCCCAGAACTGCCCTTGAGTGAG atACAAATCATGAagcaagaaaaagaaactcCAACAAATGTATTTCTAAAGGACATGCATGATCAAATGGAACCAAGCCTATCCAATGAGATTGTTTCAGATAAGATCAAGAATTCTTCTTGCACTGATACTCATCAGATAGATAAACCTTTCACTTGTCAAATTTGTCAAAGAGGATTTTCttactttaaaacatttaaaaaacatgatttgattcatactggtgaaaaaccatttaaatgtcatttaTGTGAAAAATCATTTATTCATTCCGCATCATTGAAACAACATCATTTTTTTCATACAGGTGAAAAACTTTTAACATGCCATATATGCCAAAaatcattttcttgtttttcataTTTGAAGCGACATGAGTTGGTTCATACAggtgaaaagccatttaaatgttcaatatgtcagaaaggattttctaCTCTTGGTAATTTGAAACAACACCAACtgattcatactggtgaaaaaccatttaaatgtctgATCTGTCATTTAGGATTTTCTCAGTCTTGTAATTTGAAACAACACCTACtggttcatactggtgaaaaaccatttaaatgtccaatCTGTCATATAGGATTTTCTCAGTCTTGTAATTTGAAAAAACACCAACtggttcatactggtgaaaaaccatttaaatgtgacATATGTGGAAAAGGATTATCTAGTGCTTCATATTTGAAACGACACTGCTTGATTCATACTaaggaaaaattattttaa
- the LOC106068236 gene encoding pleckstrin-like has product MNPHHILKEGYMLVQNANKKWKARWFVLSEDQLSCHHKKNKSLIINSLPLQGCSIVCPCPEYLDYNTQGLLKLHVPDGEELYFQAGGAEDRDRWAHALGAVIRSLSTSKEIIHDKMSFQDFHTFANVSEIIGAIQDPDAGIESANHLRGGVVYKNCFTGKAIVDWLLRWSLVRNRGNGSAMGQALLKLGHVQEVDLKDGTSGVSPKFSDNDKLYRFTSINLGAKRNSFYDSTDSESSSSEDDDDDNDKEEQKMKKGKILKEAFLAKKRHIRKGWRVMKVAVRESPPSLHYYRAKFAAVTEEKFPSKTVLLETCKVMEIIKPPSSKGSSSTSSGLIDASEPRSPRFRLVIRSKKGKTLTFQMKDEQEKVEWLSVLNDIYSRSATQQGDTISSSSAGGDTAA; this is encoded by the exons ATGAATCCTCATCATATCTTAAAAGAGGGATACATGCTTGTACAG aatgcaaacaaaaaatggAAAGCACGTTGGTTTGTCCTTAGTGAGGATCAGTTGTCATGTCATCATAAAAAGAACAAGTCGCTAATTATCAACTCCCTTCCACTGCAAGGATGCTCAATAGTCTGCCCATGCCCAGAGTACTTAGACTACAATACACAG gGTTTACTGAAATTACATGTACCAGATGGGGAGGAGCTGTACTTCCAGGCAGGTGGAGCTGAGGATAGGGACAGGTGGGCGCATGCCTTAGGAGCAGTCATCAGATCTCTCAGCACATCTAAAGAG ATTATACATGACAAAATGTCTTTTCAAGATTTCCATACATTTGCTAACGTTAG TGAAATAATAGGTGCCATTCAGGACCCAGATGCAGGCATTGAGTCAGCCAATCACCTTAGAGGAGGAGTTGTatataaaaactgttttactg gTAAAGCAATAGTGGATTGGCTTTTGAGATGGTCACTTGTGAGAAATAGAGGAAATGGATCTGCCATGGGCCAGGCTTTGCTTAAACTTGGTCACGTTCAGGAAGTAGATCTCAAAGATGGCACCAGTGGAGTCAGCCCAAAGTTTAGTGACAATGACAAGCTTTATAGATTT ACATCCATTAACCTTGGGGCTAAAAGGAACAGTTTTTATGACAGCACAGACAGTGAGTCCAGCTCAtcagaagatgatgatgatgataatgacaaagaagaacaaaaaatgaaaaaaggaaaaattttGAAAGAAGCTTTTCTTGCTAAAAAG AGACATATCAGAAAAGGCTGGAGGGTTATGAAAGTTGCAGTCCGTGAATCACCCCCCTCACTGCACTACTATAGGGCAAAGTTTGCAGCA GTGACAGAAGAAAAATTCCCTTCTAAAACTGTCTTACTGGAGACTTGTAAAGTAATGGAGATCATAAAGCCACCATCATCTAAAG GCAGCAGTAGTACCAGCAGTGGCCTAATTGATGCCTCTGAACCGAGGTCACCACGCTTCAGACTTGTGATCCGAAGTAAGAAAGGGAAAACCTTGACCTTTCAGATGAAAGATGAGCAAGAGAAAGTTGAATGGCTAAGTGTCTTGAATGACATCTATAGCAGGAGTGCGACTCAGCAGGGAGACACCATTTCCAGTTCTAGTGCAGGGGGCGACACAGCAGCGTGA